AATCAGGGGTATTTTGGCATCTCTTACTTCTCACCCTTTACTTGCAAGCATGATGATCGAGTCAGTAATTACAGCAAAATTTTGGATATTAACTGGTGGTGGGCTTTTTTCGGGAATTCTTGCGGGAATTTTAGGAATTGGTGGCGGGACAGTTTTAGTTCCTTTATTAGTTACCCTGGGCTATTCACCTGTTAAAGCTGTAGCAACTAGCAGTCTAGCGATTTTGATTACAGCGACTTCTGGGACTGTACAAAACTGGCGGATGGGTTATATTAATGCCCAGAAAGTTATCTATCTAGGAATACCCGCAATTTTCACGGCTCAAGTTGGTGCTTATTTAGCTAGTAGAGTAGTATCTTATTTATTACTAACTACATTTGGTTTGTTGTTGCTGCTAAATATTTATTTAGTAGAACTTCGGAAACGCATTATAGCTAAGGAAGAAAGCGTTAATCGTCAAGAATTTAATCCTGTGGTATCCAGAATTGGTACAGGTGGCGCGGCTGGATTACTTGCAGGATTTTTTGGTGTTGGTGGTGGTGTGATTATGGTTCCGCTACAAATGTTACTACTAGCAGAACCGATTAAGGTAGCGATTCAAACAAGTCTTGGTGTAATTATAATTACTGCAATTTCTGCGTGTGTGGGACACGCTTTAATGGGTAATGTGTTATTGCTTGAAGGTATAGTTTTGGGTGCTGGGGGTTTATTAGGCGCTCAATTTGGTACTCGTTATTTACCTAAGTTATCGGATCAAACTGTAAGTTTGACTTTTAGGACTATGTTAGGGATTTTATCTATTTATATGTTTTGGCAGGCTTGGAGAAGTTTTTAGGATTGACTTGTTGCAAAAATAGGTTTTAGATAATTAACCGCAGATGCACGCAGATAAACGCAGATGGTATACAAGGTTTATCGGCTTTAGGCAGATATTTGATGAGCAAGATGTATGTAAAGATTTAAGCTAAAATTATATTAGTCCTTAATGATTATTTTTAATTAATTATGTGTGGCAGATTTACACTTACTCAATCAGCAGAGATAATTACTAAAGCTTTTGATTTAGGGGATATTCCGCCTTTTAAACCTCGTTATAATATTGCGCCTACTCAAGCAATAGCAACAATTTTAATTAAGCCAGATGATACACAAAGGCAGTTGCAAATGTTGCATTGGGGGTTAATTCCCAGTTGGGCAAAGGATGTCAAAATGGGGGTTAAGTTAATTAATGCTAGGGCGGAAACATTAACCGAAAAACCATCTTTTCGGACAGCTTTTAAAAAAAGGCGTTGTTTAATAATTGCTGATGGCTTTTATGAGTGGCAGCAGCAAGATGGGAAAAAACAGCCGTTTTATTTTCAGTTACAAGATCGACAACCGTTTGCTTTTGCTGGGTTGTGGGAGCATTGGGAAGGCGAGGGAGAAGTAATTGAGTCTTGCACTATTTTAACAACTGAAGCTAATCAAGTTATGCAGCCTATTCATGGACGGATGCCTGTTATTCTTGATTCAAAAGATTATGATTTGTGGTTAGATCCAACTGTGCAAAAGTCAGATTTGTTACAATCTTTGTTGCTTCCTTATTCCGCAGAGGAAATGACAGCGTATCCAGTTAGTACGCGAGTTAATAAACCCATGAATGATAGTCCAGAGTGTATTCAAGAATTAGTTGCAGAGTAAGAATTTATTAGAGCAAATCTTGAAAAAACAGATTCATCTATTTGACGACATAAATATTGTATTAAAAATTAACATAATCCTGCCATCACTTCTCACCAGAGACAGAGTTAGTCTCTAGGCTAGAGACTAAACATAGAGATATAAGCCAAGGTAAATCTCAGATAATATTCGCTGGCTACACGCAGTTTTATATTGGCGTGGGTTTAATACTTTTTGAGGTAAATATGATGATGCTGAATTTTTACAGTCAGCTATTGGGTGTTGCAAATACACCTGTAGCTAAACAAGTTAACATTCCTGAAAATATGCTGACTTTATTTTCGCCATCACAATTTTTTGTAGCATTAATTGCGGGTGTCTTAATGGCATTCGCGTTTCAATTTTTGTTAACAAATTTATCCATTGCTGTTGGTATTTCATCTGATGGGGATGTCATAGATACTGATGTCGATGATGATCAACCTGTAGCATGGTCTAAGGCAATTCGCAAAGTTGAAGGTATCATCGGAGTTTGGACTTTATTTACGATCAATATTGCTTTATTTACGGCTGCTTTTCTAGCTGTGAAATTAAGTTTAATTGGTAGTCCAGGCTTAGGTGCAATTGTTGGTGTAGTTATTTGGTCGGTTTTCTTCTTGCTACTTGTGTGGTTGAGTTCAAGTGCAGTTGGTTCCTTATTTGGTTCTGTAGTTAATACTGCAACTTCTGGTATGCAAGGGGTGATGTCTACAGCAGCTACAGCTTTGGGTGGTAGTGCTGTAAATAAACAAATTGTAAATACTGTAGAAGCATCTGTTGCAGCAGTACGCCGTGAGTTAGGTTCTGCGGTAGATCCTGAAAGTATTCGGGAAACATTAGATGGTTATGTGCAAAATCTACAAGCGCCACAATTAAATTTGTCAGAAATTCGGAGTAATTTTGATAAGTTACTTAATGATCAACAGGTACAATCTTTAGCTAGTAGTGCGATCGCAGGTAACATCAACCGTCAAACTTTTGTAGATTTAGTCAGCAGTCGCAGCGATTTATCTAAGCAAGATATTCAAGGAATTGCCGATCAATTAGAAGCTGCATGGAATAATGTAGTTAAGCAGCAACCACAACAAATAATTGATCGAGGTCGTGATGCTGTAACTTCTGGTAGCGAAGGTAAGCAGTTAGATGAATCTCTCTACCAAGGGGAAAGTAGTCAGCAACCTGGAATGATGGAAAAGGTGATGCAAGCTGGTACTACTGCGCTGGTAGGTGCAACGCTGAATCGACTTAATCTATCAAATTTAGATGTTAATCAAGTATCAGGTCAACTACAACAGCTTGCAGGACAAGCTTCTGATCAAGTACAAAAACTTGGTAGTCAAGTTGGAGATAAGCTACCTGGGTTAGATAATGCGATCGCAAAAGATGTAGAAAACTATATCCTCAATACTCAACCTTGGCATTTAAACCGAGAAACGATCAAGCAAGAATTTAAGGATGTTATCTACGATGCTGAAGCATCAGCAGGGTTTGTTCGTCCGCTATTAGAACAAATCAACCGCGAAAGTTTTGTACAGTTTTTAAATAAGCGGGGTGATTTTTCAGAAGAAAGGGTAGCAGAAATTGCAGATCAGCTTGAAGAGATCTGCACAGAAGTTTTGGAAACTGTAAAGAGTAGTGAATCTCAAGAACAATCGCAAGATCTCCGCAGTCGTGTAGAAGATTATCTGCGTTCAACTGGAAAAGAAGAATTAAACCCAGAAGGTATTGAACGCGATTTTACAAAACTGCTAGAAGATCCCCAAGCAGGCGTGGAGGCGTTGCAGAGTCGCTTCTCACAATTTGATCGTGATAGCTTGGTGCAAATGTTGTCGCAACGGGGAGATTTTAGCCAAGAGGAAGCAGATCAAATTGTTGGTAACTTGGAAAGTACGCGCGATCGCATTTTATCCCAAGCGCAAGAACTCCAAGATCAAGCTAAATCCCAAGTTGAACAGGTATTCAGCAAAGTAGAAGATTATCTGCGGAATACTAATAAGGATGAATTAAATCCTGATGCAATCAAGCAAGATTTACAAACTTTAGTTGAAGATCCCAAAGCAGGATTGCAAGCATTACGGGAACGGTTATCTCACTTTGACCGTGATACACTAACGCAACTACTGACAGCACGCGGCGATTTGAGTGAAGATCAAATTAATCAATTTATCGATCAATTTGGTTCAGTACGAGATAACATTCTAAATGCACCGCAAAAAGTAGCGGATACAGCTAAGGAACAATATGAGCAATTAATTAGCAAGATTTCTGAATATCTAGGGAATACTAATTTAGAAGAATTAGATCCTGATGGTATTAAACAGGATTTAACAACCCTACTGCAAGATCCGAAACAAGGTGCATCAGCACTAAGACAACGACTCTCGCAAGTTGATCGGGAAACTTTGGTTAAGTTACTTTCTCAACGGGAAGACTTAAGTGAAGAGAAAGTTAATCAAATTATCGATCAGGTGCAAGATTCCATCAATAGTATTGTGAAAGCACCCCGACGGTTAGCAAGTCGCACTAAGGAAACGGTAAAAGATTTCAGTGCGAATTTAGAAAGTTATCTGCGGAATACTAACAAGGATGAATTAAATCCTGATAGTATTAAACGCGATTTGCAACTACTGATTAATGATCCAAAATCAGGGGTACAAAGTATAGGCGATCGCCTTTCCCAATTTAACCGCGACACCTTAATTGCATTATTATCGCAACGGGAAGATATTTCCGAAGAAGAAGCTAACCGCATCGCCGATCAAATCATTTCTGGACGTGATTCTTTATTAGAACAAGTCCACAAAGTTCAAGACACGATGCAATCAGTAATGGATGGCACTTTTGGTAAAATTCGCAATTACCTTAACTCCTTGAACCGTCCAGAACTAAATTATGAAGGAATTAAGCACGACTTCCGCAAAGTGTTTGACGATCCAGAAGCAGGATTTGATGCTTTGAAAGAACGGCTATCCCAATTTGATCGTGATAGTTTGGTGGCTGTTTTGAGTTCTCGTCAAGATATTTCTGAGGAGGATGCTAACCGCATTATCAATCAAATTGAAGATGCGCGTGATAGTGTACTGAAACGTGCGGAAAGGCTGCAAGAAACAGCGAAAAAACGCATCAAAGAAATCAAACATCAGGCTAAAAAGCAAGGTGAAGAAGCACGAAAAGCTGCTGCAACTGCTGCTTGGTGGTTATTTGGGACAGCGACAACTTCTTTAATTACGGCTGCACTTGCGGGTGCGATCGCGGTTGGTGGTTTTAACCTACTTGGTTAAAGGTTTAGTTAACAATTAAATAATTACAATAGGCTGACGAAAGTTAGCCTATTTTTTTTAAGATTACCCCACCTCAGCCCTCCC
Above is a window of Oculatellaceae cyanobacterium DNA encoding:
- a CDS encoding sulfite exporter TauE/SafE family protein; the encoded protein is MMIESVITAKFWILTGGGLFSGILAGILGIGGGTVLVPLLVTLGYSPVKAVATSSLAILITATSGTVQNWRMGYINAQKVIYLGIPAIFTAQVGAYLASRVVSYLLLTTFGLLLLLNIYLVELRKRIIAKEESVNRQEFNPVVSRIGTGGAAGLLAGFFGVGGGVIMVPLQMLLLAEPIKVAIQTSLGVIIITAISACVGHALMGNVLLLEGIVLGAGGLLGAQFGTRYLPKLSDQTVSLTFRTMLGILSIYMFWQAWRSF
- a CDS encoding SOS response-associated peptidase, encoding MCGRFTLTQSAEIITKAFDLGDIPPFKPRYNIAPTQAIATILIKPDDTQRQLQMLHWGLIPSWAKDVKMGVKLINARAETLTEKPSFRTAFKKRRCLIIADGFYEWQQQDGKKQPFYFQLQDRQPFAFAGLWEHWEGEGEVIESCTILTTEANQVMQPIHGRMPVILDSKDYDLWLDPTVQKSDLLQSLLLPYSAEEMTAYPVSTRVNKPMNDSPECIQELVAE